The Fibrobacter sp. UWR4 sequence ATCCATTCCGCTTCCGTTGGCAAACGATATCCTTCTACATCAGGATTGAACTGGAAATTTTCAAATCCATTGACATGGTGGACACTATCATAATCTACGTAGGTGTAGGTATAGACCGTATCATAACCTTCAAGTTTGGAACGGTTATTCACATACAAGACCATGTCACCAAAAGTCGTATTGGCAATAGGAAGGTTTTCAGAACCAGGGGCAGGTTCCCCGCCCATGACTTTGGCATATTCCGCCTGAGTGACTTCGTGTTCCCCAATAGAGAAGTCATAATCAAACTTCACCTTCATTGCAGGAGATTCTTTCTTGTTAGCATTTGCATTATTGGTGCCAACATAGGTGAAGTGCCCTTTTGCGTGAATTCGAATCAATCCCTCATGAGTGGAATCTTTACCATACTCAACCTCGGTATCATCGTATTCCGTCTGACACACGGGATTCGCATCATGATGCGAACAAGACGCAACCAGGGCTATTAGCCCTAATGTGCCCATGAGATTCGTAAATTTTCCAGCCACTATTTTCCTCCCAACTGATTGAGAACCGAGTCAATCCTAGAAGTAATCTGATAAGCACCATCGCCATTCAAATGATCATAGTCGTACGCGAGACTATCCGAATAATCATGATCACCCATCAGATTTTCGTCAATCAAACGGAAGTTGGAGAAATCCTTTTCCATATCGTGAAGAGTTTCAATCAACTTAATTGCATGGGATCTGCGCATTCCATGACGCCCAAAAGAACCCGTCTTCTTGTAATAGGGGCTTTGAGGGAAAATAACACCCACCACAATAACATCCTTTTCCTTTGCCTTCTCAATAATATCAGTCAGCTGGGAAATGCCATTTTTCAGGAGATCCGTATAGTCACTCCAGGTAGAGTCTGCAACCAAGGCGATGCCATTCGTCCAGGAACGTTCACCCGAATATTCCAACCAGCCGTTTCTCTGGCTAATGAATTTCAGGTGGCTACTTTCCTGAATATATCGGTTGCTCAGTTTCTTGAGAAGATCATAGCCTTGATCAACCCAGAAATCATGATTGGCATCATAAAACAATCCAGGAACACTTCCCAGATTTTGGCTCAAATTGACGCCAGGAGCCTCGCCCCACAAATCAAAATCCACCCCCACCACAAGGAACTTCAATTTCTTACAATGATTCAGGGCGTAGTTCACCGCAATATAGCGTGACACCTCCATATCAGAAGGGATGGTCGCCATATTGAATGAAGCTCCATAGGAAATGCGATTCGATATAAAACCTAAACTCATACGGGAGGAACCAAGAGCCACCACTTTTAAGTAGTTGCACTTATTCCAGAAAACATTCATTTTCGAAGCAATCAGCTTAGAATCCACGCCCTCATAATAAATGGCCGCGCTATCTCGATCAAGTTCGTTAATTTTTTCATCATCAATGAGGGAGGCCTTTTCAACCCAGAAGGTTGGGTGCCAGATTTCCGTACCTTCAATCAATTCTGTAATGGAATGATCCATCAAGTTCACTAGGACTATCTTTTCATGGGCACCGTCGTTAGTCGTAAGGCTAGCGACAATAAACGGCTGGTATCTGGACAAGGTTGTCATATAACCACCCAGAGCCCATTCCGTATGATCAAAAGTGTATCCGCTGGGTGCGGCTACAGAATCAATCAACTTGCCCGTACTGTCTGCGATAAGGATGTATTCATGCCTTGCATAGGAATGTCCAATGAATTCCTCGCCAGTCTTACTGGCAAAATCAAGGAACAACGTGCGCTTGCTACTATCCTTAGCCAAGGATGCATTACAAGCCTGCTCCTCATTGTACCAAATTGTATCTAAGGAAGAATCATCCATCACAACGCCTGCTGAATCCGCGATTCTTGCACGCAGGCGCCTTGCTCCAGTAACGGCAAGACGATTATCGTAGCTAACACCTCCATGATAAGCGCCGTCAAACATTTTTTTCGGAGTTCCAAAATGATAATTACTAAAAGGGACCTGCCAGGTGCTTGTACTCTTAAAGGTTCCGTCGCTCGTATTATCTCCAGCGTTGGACACATACACAATGACCGTATCCCCATCTTCCGTCACACGCCAGCGGGGAATAGCAGCGTTTTTCACGTCAAGTTTAACAAGGCTGTCACCGTTTACAGTCAGCTGCCTTACATAAATGGACGAAGGACCGTCAATACCTTCAGTCCCAGTGGAAAACGCTACCAGGCTTCCATCTGGAGAAATATCAGGATGGAAACAATTCAGGGTATCCTTGATTTCAATAGCCATCTGGGGAGCATAAGAATAATCCACAAAGGCAAGATTATGCGTCAGCTCATTACGGAACACTAGCTTGGAACGGGCTGTTCCCACCAGGGTACGCAAGGCACGAACGCTAATCTTAGGAATCAGGCGATCTTCTACGGAGATTCCATCGTTACTCAGCCACATGGCATTGGGAATACGACCGAAAGCAATTCGAAAGCCAACATATACCGTATGGGAGTTGGAAACCACATCGTAGGTATCCCCCCTACTTGTAAAACTGGTGAATTCCTTGGGAGTCGTAAAGCCCCCACCCTTCACAATACGAGTTCCGGAGAGCGCACCATCAGGAGCACCGGCATAATCGTAA is a genomic window containing:
- a CDS encoding TIGR02171 family protein, producing MKQWIILLFGVICLCACTTSDDYALRSTNVEMDNDESHEGLIYVHSKDGFVVLGTNRTKALFNEKPKMGVRFDYDFSLGKHEVTRAEFSKYTTDDWGFFVKSSDSLPVTDLTYYDAILYANARSKAEGYDTAYTYSSALINVDGRCSGMEALKFSPDVDAYRLPTEAEWMLVASQDWDVEKAWTQENGMSRVHNVCSKGENREGFCDMAGNAMEWMNDWLGIYKDTVVYDYAGAPDGALSGTRIVKGGGFTTPKEFTSFTSRGDTYDVVSNSHTVYVGFRIAFGRIPNAMWLSNDGISVEDRLIPKISVRALRTLVGTARSKLVFRNELTHNLAFVDYSYAPQMAIEIKDTLNCFHPDISPDGSLVAFSTGTEGIDGPSSIYVRQLTVNGDSLVKLDVKNAAIPRWRVTEDGDTVIVYVSNAGDNTSDGTFKSTSTWQVPFSNYHFGTPKKMFDGAYHGGVSYDNRLAVTGARRLRARIADSAGVVMDDSSLDTIWYNEEQACNASLAKDSSKRTLFLDFASKTGEEFIGHSYARHEYILIADSTGKLIDSVAAPSGYTFDHTEWALGGYMTTLSRYQPFIVASLTTNDGAHEKIVLVNLMDHSITELIEGTEIWHPTFWVEKASLIDDEKINELDRDSAAIYYEGVDSKLIASKMNVFWNKCNYLKVVALGSSRMSLGFISNRISYGASFNMATIPSDMEVSRYIAVNYALNHCKKLKFLVVGVDFDLWGEAPGVNLSQNLGSVPGLFYDANHDFWVDQGYDLLKKLSNRYIQESSHLKFISQRNGWLEYSGERSWTNGIALVADSTWSDYTDLLKNGISQLTDIIEKAKEKDVIVVGVIFPQSPYYKKTGSFGRHGMRRSHAIKLIETLHDMEKDFSNFRLIDENLMGDHDYSDSLAYDYDHLNGDGAYQITSRIDSVLNQLGGK